The DNA sequence TTCTATTAGTTTAAAGTTTGAATTCtaattatttttccttttctttgacCCTTGTTGTCATTAGAATTTATTCTGTATTAGAACATAAACATGGGGACAAGACACAGTGCATTCTCATTAATTAGCCCAGCTCAGCAAATGTCACTTCATCAATCTGTTAGCAGCATTGACATTTCAAATCTCATGAGCCATTTGAGTTTGCACTGAACACATTGGAGTGACGTGAACATCTGGTCAGTTGGACACACAGGTGTCAGCTGTGGTGACCACAAGTTTCTTCTCCAGAAATGACTTCAGTGTTGGTCTCCATCTTACAACATGTTCTCAGACGAAATGGAAAACTCGCTAATTGGGTTGATCTGTTTTGAAAATCCAATACTGATCTAATTTTTATTGGCAACTTAAGTTTCAATTTCTGCAGAGCAGGAAAATATGCATTTAGAATTAAATAGTATTAAGTTAAATTAAGTAGCTTAATgttcacagattttttttatttttattaaaggggtaaaaagaaaattattttgtgcatttggtgtaattcaatttttttatgcagtgtaaggttaaaaaaacattattttaccacataatgtacattacatgttgctcctctatgctcTGCCTTTTTGAAATGCAttggtttttattttacaaaGCCCATCGTTCTAaaaagcgaggtgtatgctgattggccagctatccagtacgttgtgattggccgataaatacaacttaaccactgatttgtagtcgtgtcctctttaggaaggccaaacaaattagttttgctttcacagcgaaacagtgtctccacaacatggtggtgTGGGCAACAGCGATAATAAAAGTTACgggcttctttctttgcatgaacatttgggcgacattatgcaaatcttccgacattgtgacgtagacgtgggggGCGGTGTtaaaacgagccgttttaggtagGAATGgttgacttttataaagaatatctctttgaatttgagactttagtctttgcaactttacagatcttctttatgcaccaagagcttgtaacactccaaagagaaaggaaaaaatgtaattgcatcatatgacacctttaaaatAATGCTAGAGGGTTGTTTTTATACATCAATTTATCAGCAGTCAGGCTGTAAAATTGTATCTTTTTAAGCGTTTCCTTGGAAACATAATTTAAAGACTTGGATTTCCTGAGCACCCTGTGGTTTTAAGTGACTTTTATTGAGTGACTGCTTTTTACCAGGGACATGAACACTGAAAGGCTATTGGTAATATGGATAAATGGTGCAAGGGTAAATATTTCCTGCTGTTTGATATAGTTCTATATGCATTGCATTCATCAGAATTATCAGTGGGTGCTCCGTTAATTACAGGGAAACAACCCGTGGCAAGCAATAGAGGTAGACACATGCTTTTCTAAAGGTCAGCTGAATTCATCAGTAACCACAGGGATGTATGATCTGGTAATACTTTTTCCGCAGCGTGTAAATTGTCTGAACTTGTCTAATGCTTATGTCAAAGTGTTTAGGAAAATAAACCCAACttttcactgtaaaaataaaagattttgggGGTTCATAATCATTACACTGAAGAAACCTCCTGTTGAACCTCTTTCAAAAAGGttctttctctgagaaactcaCAACATGGAGTACATAAGTACACATAAAaggtatgtttttaattattaaataaaaaaaaaagtaatcttatttaataataatatttaagtacTGTTAtctcaatattaatattaaattataatataattataagtaTTTAAATGTGAAGTTACTTCAGAAGGAGCCTAAAGGTTCCCCAAATGGTTCTACCAGTGTGGAAATATAAGGAAACCCAAATGTtgcctgaatatatatatatgccaaaacAACCCAAAAAACGTCCATTTGCCTTCTGGAAATACGATGATACTCAAGATAATTAGTTTaatgaaagaaagacagactGTATTATTGCTCTTTTAACATACTGTGAAGCAAATTTCTCAGTTCAGTTCAAAACAGAATCAGAATCGTGTGGCAGGTAAACATCAACATGCCTCTTCATTCTGGTGGCAAAAACAACCAGCAACTCACAGAGATGcacaaaaaaacagacaagctTGTGTTTGTCACATGAATGCTGATGCTCCCCACCAGTGCATTAGTGGAAAAAATCTCTCTCTAATTATGTTAAAAGGGAAATCTCTTTGAAAAAGGCATTCTCACATTTCAGCAGGGTGCATGCTGCAGCATGGTCAGAATTCGGCTCTCCCTCTGCTTTTGGGGAGGAGCTGCTCTGAGGCACTGTGTTTGCAGAATTCTGGTGAGGGGTTAAGAGGGGAGATACAGCATTAGACTCAAACCTGGTCTGGAAACCGGACTGAACGCCAACCTCCATGCAGTGCCAGGAGCTCCTCGTGTGGGGCCTGAGCTTGGTGATGATCCTGGGTGGGGTGATGCACTTTATATGTCTCATGAAGTCTCATGCTGCCTACGGCCGTTACGTGGACACCTCGGGCAGCTCCATGATGGTGCCTGCGAGGCTTGCCTGGTTCCTCCAGGAGCTTCCTGCTCTGCTGGTTCCCATGCTTTTGATGCTGACCACGGATGGAAACAATGGCACCGGGAGACACCTGATGCTCTGGACCTTCTGCCTGCACTACTTCCAAAGGTAAGTCATGTGATCGATGTGAAAATGTGGGAGATCATTGGTGGGGCTGAAGAAGATTTCAAAATGTTAGTAACTGCTACTAACATCTTGTTAAATCAAGATGTTAAATTACTAGTATGGTAGTATAAAATGCAGACAGGCCAGAGTAAATGGATCGTAGCAATTTTATAATAACATCCGCATGCCGTCACAGCTTTTTTGCTacaatttacttgtttatttagtATGCTATGGACCCAAGTTCAGTTACTCCATTTTACAAGCCTGGTGTGTAATCTAGCTCACCCAgaacaaatgaggaaaaaaaaataccctTAATCTGAAGACAAAAGGGAATGCACTGGGTGGAATGTTCGAGATTCCTGCTTCTTTAGACAATCCAGCTGTGTAACTAGCACAAATGTAACAGCAgccatttattcatgttttatttgagTAATTACACATAAGTGGACCAGAAGCAGATGAATAAAGTGAGAAATGTTTGCATAATTTAATGGAAGCATGATCTGGACAAAACATGACAGGTTTGGGAACGGGTGTTGAATTACAAAGACATAATGACAGTGGAAGTGTAATATGTGGGCAGATGACCAAAATATGGTATTTGATGTGTATCAACATTCTGGTTTGCAGGTGCTGCATCTACTCCCTGCTGACCAAAGGGCGGCCCTATCCGCTTAACATCATGCTGTCAGGGATTGTGTTTTGCTCTATTAATGGCTTCCTGCAGGCACACTATCTGCTGCACTGTGCTACATATCACAACACGTGGTTTTCTGATACCTGTCTAGTAGCCGGTAAAACTTGTTTACTGAAAGAATTGCTATAATACAAAGTTGTGTTCTTTTCAAAATTGAACTGAGCATTTGAAATGAGGTGGCAAACAGGATGCAAAATTGTCATTtgaattcgtttttaagaaagtaTAAATAAATGGAAGGTACAGTCAAAGAAACTCATATAGGACATGAACAAACATATTCATAATTTTAGTGTGGATTACAACTGCTAATTTTTATAAAGTAATCTGAAAACTGCGATAGACCTTTTGAGTTGCTGGACGAAAAATTTTGATCTGTTTGTACGGCTGtattaattgttaattgttacCATCAAAGAGAAATATATTGAATCAAATGGGATAAACTGTATTATATTGGGAATACATATGCTGCTTAAGTACTGAAAagtaatgtaattattaatatatgcTGACCAGTTCATTTCAAATTCCAACATGAATTGAAAAGGAGATAATTATTAAATTCAGAATTTTGCTcaacctttttattatattttagaatgttatttaataaaaaatatatatgatgttAATGCAAACTAACTGCActtaaataaaggttccaaaagtggGTTTTAGCAGCAATGTCATAGAAGAACAATTTGTGGTTCCTTAAAGAACCTTGTAGAGAAcagtaatctttatttttaaaagtatttgagCTTATTGTTAGAGCATATGTCTTTAGAGGATTTGCtggatagtatatatatatatatatatatatatatgcatctttATTTTTCTAGGTCTGAGCATGTTTTTCATAGGAATGGGAATCAATATTCACAGTGACCACATTCTCCGCAGCCTGAGAAAGCCTGGAGAAATTTCCTATAAAATCCCAAGAGGTACAAATATTTTGCGGTCTTTTTAATGTTAGCAACACTCATCATTTATTGTCTTTATCTCAGTCTCCATAAGCAAACTGCAATTAGCTGCACTGAATAAATGCTAAGctgatttatgtgtttgttttaacTGTAGGTGGTTTGTTTGAATATGTGTCTGGAGCTAATTTCTTTGGAGAGATTGTAGAGTGGCTGGGCTACGCTGTTGCTACTTGGTCTTTACCTACGTTTGCATTTGCTTTTTTTACAATTTGCTTCATAGGCCCAAGAGCCTATCACCATCACAGGTAAACTTTACCTTGTAAATTTAATATtacttatacattttaaaataattacttgCATACATTTTCGTCTGGTATATCATTAAACCTGGTTTTGAGAGTACAATGCAGTGATGCTCTGAAAAATACATATGGTTTCTCTAATGTGTTGCAGGTTCTATAATAAGAAGTTCAAAGATTTCCCCAAATCAAGAAGATCTCTCATACCCTTCATCTTCTGAAGAGTCATTACAAATAAATGGAGTTTTGTTCTGACAGAAGGAAAGAAATCATCTTCTCAGTTGCTACGGTGTACACCTAtactttttggtttgttttcattAACTGATTTAGCATACAGTTTGCAGAAAAGATTCTACAGTTTATGAATTGTACATGTTGCCAGATAGTTTGTAAAGGTTTTGACATCCCTGTATGATAATGGCTCAATCACAAAAGGACACTTAACTACagcttagtctttttttttttaaagagcatttGTACAGTTATGTTATTGCAGTTGTTAGTATATTTGTGTAACTGGGTGCAATTTTTTTAATACTTTCTCCCATTGCAGCTTAATACGCAGTGAAAACTATAAGTAGGCTGATTTGCCCAAAACGTGTAAACATTGTGTGACTTTGTGATGAACAGTGTGTTTAGTAAACCTGAAAAACAGCCTAATCATAAATTTGCTTTTACATTCTGCTGAGACTAACAATTAAGTATTTCACTtcttgtttaaagaaaaaaatatacattaataataaatagaatagtgaaatcatgttttttatgttattattaaaagttgttttaagaaacatttttcatCAAAGGAAGAAGAATAGGAAAAAAATCACTTAACCCATATCTTATTCCATCACATGAATAACTGAACATGGTTCATTGACTATTGAgtgaaaaaagtgaagtgaagtgacattcagccaagtatggtgacccatactcagaatttgtgctctgcatttaacccatccgaaatgcacacacacagagcagtgaacacacacacacactgtgagcacacacccggagcagtgggcagccatttatgctgcagttgggggttcgaaggtggggagagagagctgttcatgcactccccccacccacaattccgtccggcccgggactagaactcacaaccctttgattgggagtcctaccctctaaccattaggccacgacttcccatttattatcatttatcatttagaaagtgctaaaaatagctaaaaacgggcttcacttgtctcaaatgagttccaatggggtcactgtgtccatttcttttactgtctatgtccaACACAGAGTTTCAGGAGCGGCTGGTCTATAGCTATTCTTTACCCACCGGATCTTTTTTTGCTGTGCTGATCACTCTGATTTAAAGTGACAGGGCATGGTTCGGCGGTAAAAATTAATATGGGTTGACACGGAAATCtagtaatttcacaataaattgATATAATTAAAGTCTACTGTGTTTCGCAGAGCTTTTTGGCTATTTTCAAAACAAGGAAAAGTGCACTTTTAGACAAACAAGCCAACATAAGATGCACTTGTGGTGGTAGAAAAACTAAGTTCTTTAATGGTCATCTGATGCCGTTTCACTTAACATTTGCAGTTCATaataatacgttgtttatatttattgagtttataaactaatgtctatgaaagattgttgGGCCTACTGTACTGTGATAAAAGAGTATCACAGTGctgaaaaagctttttatttatttatttattacatgatttggaatcaaaataatggataaatgttgtgttGAGGCCTAAACAGCCGCAGATCAGTAGCCGACTGTGTGAAGTGTTGAGTCCATGCTGCTTCTGCACCGCATACGAAATGCACATGGaccgcactgcagatggagtatgtgttaAACAGGCTTAACCACCCGAGACACACTGCAAGATTTTCAGCTGTCCCAGACGAAAGATTGGTCAATGATCGTAAAGTCCAGAAATAAAAGTAAAGAACATCTTAATGTATCAGATCCCTGCTGCAGTGCGATTTTCAATGATCTAGATTGCTAAAATCGTACAGTGTGTAGAAGGCTTTAGAGGTTAACTAGTCTGAGAATCATCTCTTTCGGACACGTTTGATTTGTTTGAGTGAATTGATGGCAAGAGCCAAAGAGCGTCTGAAGTGAACCGAAGATTAGATGGAACTATGAATACTTTAATATCCAAATTAACAACAGAAACGTTAACATACTGGAAGAATCAAATACTACACCTAGTGTGGAGAACTACATCTACAAAATATATGCCGTTGTGCTTTCTTACAATATAAACGGTAATTTCCTTCGGAGTAGATGCTTAAGTGTGGTAAtatagcagatgtttttatccttATATGGTGCACTAATTACAGGAATATTAGCCTTGGAGCTACCTGGAGATAAGTGCCTTTCTCAAAGGCACATGTCACAATGAAGATGACTCAGGcagggtccaaaattaaccttttgTCATAATAACTGTCAAATACGAGTGAACTGAGAAAATGTACCTACCATAAACCCTTTTTAGTATCCATTAAACCTTATTTTGCTTCATTTAAAATCTTTTCTAACATAGCAGATTTAGCTGCTTGCATATTTGCAAAAAGTTCAGGCAATGGCTCCAACTCTGTGTTCCTCTTATTTTGGTTTTGGTGGTTTAATGTAAGGAATACTTAACATGTATGTTGCCACATTGAGTTCTCTTGAAGAAAAAGTTTTAGAacaatatttaattgtaaaatacatCAAACCTACAACCTTTATTCAAAGCACAGCTCTTCATTCATTGAAATTCAATTGATATCCTCAATTACATATTTTACATCAAGAACCAAATTAGCCATCTCAACCGCCACATTCAAAGCATTGAGTTTGGCAGAAAATGAATCTAAAATTCTGGGCTGACTGTCAGTGTTTTTCAGGGAAACAGGACAGAAAGTGGGGTAAGCTGTATTTAGAGGGGTCTTCTCTAGGTTGGATCTGTCCTCCACCAGGCCACAACTGCAGGTTTTGGAGTAGATATCTGGGACCCAGCGATGAGCATATGTCATGTCAATGAGACAGTCCTGTCCATCATGATCTAAGGAAAGAGCCACAGATTGCAGAGAGCTGCAAAATGCCTTGACTGCCATGATGAACTCGGAGTGAGAGATGCTCAGAGCCTGAGCTATTTCTGAGGCTTTGGAACAACTCTGTAAAGTAagtgaaagaaataaataaaattaaatacagcaGCAAGCAAGGATTACAGAGTACACTAAATGCCATGTCAATTTTATGGATGAATAGATTGGTTTGGTCACAGAACGAGTCAAtcattcgttcgttatctggctcggctctgtgttcatcttcagttgtctcttcacagcagttcagccagtgtactgtttgagtagatgaattactccgggatattggtttgttttaactcagagggagtctcagccacattaaaaaacgttaacagcttaagtcatttgtggattaatgcttactggagaggtgaaccatttaaaacgattcagttcgattcggtgaactggttcaagaagatctggttacatcgagtgattcattcacaaaccagatatcactaaactgcagagttttgaactcgctcacaactgacatggaagagaagacaatgctgaataaagtcgtagtttttactatttttggaccaaactgttttttcgatgcttcaaaatattctaactgaccctctgatgtcacatggactactttgaagatgtatttattaactttctaaccatggacagtagaccgtacacacattttcaatggagggacagaaag is a window from the Carassius gibelio isolate Cgi1373 ecotype wild population from Czech Republic chromosome A13, carGib1.2-hapl.c, whole genome shotgun sequence genome containing:
- the LOC128026786 gene encoding 3-oxo-5-alpha-steroid 4-dehydrogenase 2-like, with protein sequence MQCQELLVWGLSLVMILGGVMHFICLMKSHAAYGRYVDTSGSSMMVPARLAWFLQELPALLVPMLLMLTTDGNNGTGRHLMLWTFCLHYFQRCCIYSLLTKGRPYPLNIMLSGIVFCSINGFLQAHYLLHCATYHNTWFSDTCLVAGLSMFFIGMGINIHSDHILRSLRKPGEISYKIPRGGLFEYVSGANFFGEIVEWLGYAVATWSLPTFAFAFFTICFIGPRAYHHHRFYNKKFKDFPKSRRSLIPFIF